The Salmonella enterica subsp. houtenae serovar Houten genome has a segment encoding these proteins:
- the xseA gene encoding exodeoxyribonuclease VII large subunit: MLSSQTSSIFTVSRLNQTVRLLLEQEMGQVWISGEISNFTQPASGHWYFTLKDDTAQVRCAMFRNSNRRVTFRPQHGQQVLVRANITLYEPRGDYQIIAESMQPAGEGLLQQKYEQLKAKLQAEGLFDQQYKLQLPSPAHCVGVITSKTGAALHDILHILKRRDPSLPVIIYPTAVQGDDAPGQIVRAIELANIRKECDVLIVGRGGGSLEDLWSFNDERVARAIFASAIPVVSAVGHETDVTIADFVADLRAPTPSAAAEIISRNQQELLRQMQTARQRLEMAMDYYLANRQRRFSQLYHRLQQQHPQLRLARQQTTLERLHQRMHFALENQLKQANQRQQRALQRLSQQNPQPRIHRAQSRIQQLEYRLAENLHARLSEQRERFGNMVTHLEAVSPLATLARGYSVSTTADGNVLKKVKQLNVGDTITTRLKDGWVTSEVTTIKPVKKIRLG; this comes from the coding sequence ATGTTATCCTCTCAGACGTCCTCAATTTTTACCGTAAGCCGCCTTAACCAGACGGTTCGTCTGCTGTTAGAACAGGAGATGGGGCAGGTATGGATCAGCGGCGAAATTTCTAATTTCACGCAGCCTGCTTCAGGTCACTGGTACTTTACGCTCAAAGACGATACCGCCCAGGTGCGCTGTGCGATGTTCCGTAACAGCAATCGTCGGGTCACATTCCGCCCTCAGCACGGGCAGCAAGTACTGGTACGCGCCAATATTACGCTGTACGAGCCGCGCGGCGATTATCAGATTATCGCCGAAAGTATGCAGCCTGCTGGCGAAGGGCTTTTGCAACAGAAGTATGAGCAGCTCAAAGCCAAACTGCAGGCGGAAGGCTTGTTCGATCAGCAATACAAGCTGCAACTTCCCTCCCCGGCCCACTGCGTTGGGGTGATTACCTCGAAAACCGGCGCGGCGTTGCACGATATTCTCCACATACTAAAACGTCGTGATCCTTCGTTGCCGGTCATTATCTACCCGACGGCAGTTCAGGGCGACGATGCGCCAGGGCAGATCGTGCGCGCCATTGAGCTCGCTAACATCCGCAAAGAGTGCGACGTGCTGATTGTCGGGCGCGGCGGCGGCTCACTGGAAGATTTATGGAGCTTTAACGACGAGCGCGTCGCACGGGCCATTTTTGCAAGCGCCATACCAGTGGTGAGCGCCGTCGGTCACGAAACGGACGTCACGATAGCCGATTTTGTCGCCGACCTGCGCGCGCCGACGCCGTCCGCAGCGGCGGAAATCATCAGCCGCAACCAGCAGGAGCTACTGCGCCAAATGCAGACCGCACGCCAGCGGCTGGAAATGGCGATGGATTATTATTTGGCTAACCGCCAGCGGCGCTTTAGTCAACTGTACCACCGTCTGCAACAACAGCATCCTCAACTGCGGCTGGCGCGTCAGCAGACCACTCTGGAACGGCTGCACCAGCGTATGCATTTTGCTCTGGAAAACCAGTTAAAACAGGCGAACCAGCGCCAGCAGCGCGCGTTACAGCGTTTGAGCCAGCAAAACCCGCAACCACGTATTCACCGCGCGCAATCGCGCATTCAGCAACTGGAATATCGTCTGGCGGAAAACCTCCACGCGCGCTTAAGCGAACAGCGCGAACGCTTCGGCAATATGGTAACGCACCTGGAAGCCGTTAGCCCGTTGGCAACGCTGGCGCGAGGCTACAGTGTCTCAACCACAGCCGACGGTAACGTGCTGAAAAAAGTGAAACAACTTAACGTGGGCGATACGATAACCACGCGTCTGAAGGACGGTTGGGTAACCAGTGAAGTAACCACCATCAAACCAGTAAAAAAGATCCGTTTAGGATAA
- the STY2763a gene encoding Protein of uncharacterised function (DUF1407), with product MEITCPVCHHALERNGDTAHCATCAKDFSLQAICPDCRQPLQVLKACGAVDYFCQNGHGLISKKRVNFVITD from the coding sequence ATGGAAATAACCTGCCCCGTTTGCCATCACGCGCTGGAGCGCAATGGCGATACTGCGCATTGCGCGACATGCGCTAAAGATTTCTCGTTACAGGCAATTTGTCCTGACTGCCGCCAGCCGTTACAGGTTTTGAAAGCCTGCGGCGCGGTGGACTATTTTTGCCAGAACGGTCATGGCTTAATTTCAAAAAAACGGGTTAATTTCGTTATCACTGATTAA
- the hisS gene encoding histidyl-tRNA synthetase yields MAKNIQAIRGMNDYLPGETAIWQRIEGTLKNVLGSYGYSEIRLPIVEQTPLFKRAIGEVTDVVEKEMYTFEDRNGDSLTLRPEGTAGCVRAGIEHGLLYNQEQRLWYIGPMFRHERPQKGRYRQFHQLGAEVFGLQGPDIDAELIMLTARWWRALGIAEHVSLELNSIGSLEARANYRDALVAFLEQHQETLDEDCKRRMYTNPLRVLDSKNPDVQALLNDAPALGDYLDVDSREHFAGLCKLLDAAGIAYTVNQRLVRGLDYYNRTVFEWVTNSLGSQGTVCAGGRYDGLVEQLGGRATPAVGFAMGLERLVLLVQAVNPEFIASPVVDIYLVAAGAQTQSAAMTLAERLRDEMPGVKLMTNHGGGNFKKQFARADKWGARIALVLGESEVANGTVVVKDLRSGEQTAVAQDSVAAHLRTLLG; encoded by the coding sequence GTGGCAAAAAACATTCAAGCCATTCGCGGCATGAACGATTATCTGCCTGGCGAAACCGCCATCTGGCAGCGCATTGAAGGCACACTCAAAAACGTGCTCGGCAGCTACGGTTACAGTGAAATCCGCTTGCCGATTGTAGAGCAGACCCCGTTGTTCAAACGCGCGATCGGTGAAGTTACTGACGTGGTTGAAAAAGAGATGTACACCTTTGAGGATCGCAACGGCGATAGCCTGACATTGCGTCCTGAAGGTACGGCGGGTTGCGTACGCGCCGGCATCGAACATGGTCTCCTGTACAATCAGGAACAGCGTTTGTGGTATATCGGGCCGATGTTCCGTCATGAACGTCCGCAGAAAGGTCGCTACCGTCAGTTCCATCAGTTAGGCGCCGAAGTCTTTGGCTTACAAGGTCCGGATATCGATGCGGAGCTGATTATGCTGACCGCACGCTGGTGGCGCGCGCTGGGCATTGCTGAACACGTTAGCCTGGAGTTGAACTCTATTGGTTCGTTAGAGGCGCGTGCGAACTATCGCGATGCGCTGGTCGCGTTCCTCGAACAGCATCAAGAGACGCTGGATGAAGACTGCAAACGCCGGATGTATACCAATCCGCTGCGCGTGCTGGATTCAAAAAACCCGGACGTGCAGGCGCTGCTCAACGACGCGCCCGCACTGGGAGACTATCTTGATGTCGATTCACGCGAGCACTTTGCCGGCCTGTGCAAATTGCTGGACGCGGCGGGGATTGCCTACACCGTCAACCAGCGTCTGGTGCGCGGTCTTGACTACTACAACCGCACCGTATTTGAATGGGTAACGAACAGTCTGGGATCACAAGGCACCGTCTGTGCGGGGGGGCGTTATGACGGTCTGGTGGAACAACTGGGCGGTCGTGCTACCCCGGCAGTGGGCTTTGCGATGGGGCTGGAACGACTTGTTTTGTTAGTTCAGGCCGTTAATCCGGAATTTATTGCCTCTCCTGTTGTCGATATATACCTGGTGGCTGCCGGCGCACAAACGCAGTCTGCGGCAATGACGCTGGCGGAGCGCCTGCGCGATGAAATGCCAGGCGTGAAGCTAATGACAAACCACGGCGGCGGCAACTTTAAGAAACAGTTTGCCCGCGCCGATAAGTGGGGCGCCCGTATTGCACTGGTTCTTGGCGAATCTGAAGTCGCCAATGGGACTGTTGTAGTGAAGGATTTGCGCTCCGGTGAGCAAACGGCAGTGGCGCAGGACAGCGTCGCCGCGCATTTGCGCACTTTATTGGGCTAA
- the SBOV25871 gene encoding Uncharacterized protein conserved in bacteria has protein sequence MEIYENEHDQVDAIKRFFAENGKALAVGVILGVGALVGWRYWGSHQTESARAASLAYQNTVTAVSADKPDSIPAAEKFAAENKNTYGALASMELAQQFVDKNDLKKAEAQLQQGLAATSDENLKAVINLRLARVQVQLKQADAALKTLDAVKGEGWTAIVADLRGEALLSKGDKKGARSAWEAGVNSDASPALSEMMQMKINNLSI, from the coding sequence GTGGAAATTTACGAGAACGAACACGACCAGGTGGATGCGATTAAACGCTTCTTTGCCGAAAACGGCAAAGCGCTGGCTGTCGGAGTGATTTTAGGGGTTGGCGCGCTGGTTGGCTGGCGTTACTGGGGCAGTCATCAGACGGAGTCCGCGCGTGCTGCTTCTCTGGCGTATCAAAATACGGTGACGGCGGTAAGCGCCGATAAGCCGGATAGTATTCCCGCCGCTGAAAAATTCGCGGCTGAGAATAAAAACACCTATGGTGCGCTGGCATCTATGGAACTGGCGCAGCAGTTTGTGGATAAGAATGACCTTAAAAAGGCCGAAGCCCAGTTGCAGCAGGGGTTGGCGGCTACCAGTGATGAAAATCTCAAAGCGGTGATTAATCTGCGTCTCGCTCGCGTTCAGGTACAGCTCAAGCAAGCTGACGCCGCGCTGAAAACTCTGGATGCCGTTAAAGGCGAAGGATGGACGGCAATTGTCGCTGATTTGCGCGGCGAAGCGTTGCTGAGTAAGGGTGATAAAAAAGGCGCGCGCAGCGCATGGGAAGCGGGCGTCAATAGCGATGCTTCTCCGGCGTTGAGCGAAATGATGCAGATGAAAATCAATAATTTGTCCATCTGA
- the rlmN gene encoding Ribosomal RNA large subunit methyl transferase N encodes MSEQIVTPESNTPVVPNNEAKINLLDLNRQQMREFFKNLGEKPFRADQVMKWMYHYCCDNFDEMTDINKVLRGKLKEVAEIRAPEVVEEQRSADGTIKWAIAVGDQRVETVYIPEDDRATLCVSSQVGCALECKFCSTAQQGFNRNLRVSEIIGQVWRAAKIVGAAKVTGQRPITNVVMMGMGEPLLNLTNVVPAMEIMLDDFGFGLSKRRVTLSTSGVVPALDKLGDMIDVALAISLHAPNDAIRDEIVPINKKYNIETFLGAVRRYLEKSNANQGRVTIEYVMLDHVNDGTDHAHQLAELLKETPCKINLIPWNPFPGAPYGRSSNSRIDRFSKVLMSYGFTTIVRKTRGDDIDAACGQLAGDVIDRTKRTLRKRMQGEAIDIKAI; translated from the coding sequence ATGTCTGAACAAATTGTCACACCTGAAAGCAATACCCCAGTAGTTCCCAACAACGAAGCAAAAATCAACCTGCTGGATCTGAACCGTCAGCAGATGCGCGAGTTTTTTAAAAACTTAGGTGAAAAGCCTTTCCGCGCCGATCAGGTGATGAAATGGATGTATCACTATTGCTGCGATAATTTTGATGAGATGACCGACATCAACAAAGTGTTGCGCGGCAAACTAAAAGAAGTCGCGGAAATCCGCGCGCCGGAGGTGGTGGAAGAGCAGCGTTCCGCAGACGGCACCATTAAGTGGGCGATTGCTGTCGGCGATCAGCGCGTTGAAACGGTCTACATCCCGGAGGACGACCGCGCTACGCTGTGCGTTTCTTCACAGGTAGGGTGTGCGTTGGAGTGCAAATTTTGTTCAACTGCGCAGCAGGGCTTTAACCGCAACCTGCGCGTATCGGAAATTATCGGTCAGGTCTGGCGGGCGGCGAAAATTGTCGGCGCGGCTAAAGTCACCGGCCAGCGTCCGATCACCAACGTGGTCATGATGGGGATGGGGGAGCCGTTGCTTAACCTGACCAACGTCGTGCCAGCGATGGAAATTATGCTCGATGACTTTGGTTTCGGCCTGTCCAAACGCCGTGTTACGCTCTCAACGTCTGGCGTAGTGCCTGCGCTGGATAAGCTGGGCGATATGATAGACGTCGCGCTGGCCATCTCCTTGCACGCGCCGAATGACGCCATTCGCGACGAAATCGTCCCGATCAACAAAAAATACAATATCGAAACGTTCCTGGGCGCGGTTCGCCGCTACCTGGAGAAATCCAACGCCAATCAGGGGCGCGTGACGATTGAATACGTAATGCTTGACCACGTCAACGACGGCACTGACCACGCGCATCAACTGGCGGAGCTATTAAAAGAGACGCCTTGTAAGATTAATCTGATTCCGTGGAACCCGTTCCCTGGCGCGCCGTATGGCCGCAGCTCCAACAGCCGCATCGATCGCTTTTCTAAAGTTTTGATGAGCTATGGTTTCACGACCATCGTGCGTAAGACACGCGGCGATGACATTGATGCGGCGTGCGGACAGTTGGCTGGCGACGTGATTGACCGTACCAAACGTACTCTGCGTAAGCGTATGCAGGGAGAGGCGATTGACATCAAGGCCATCTGA
- the yfgA gene encoding Uncharacterized protein HI0367 — protein sequence MNTEATHDQNEAQTTGVRLRNAREQLGLSQQAVAERLCLKVSTVRDIEEDKAPSDLASTFLRGYIRSYARLVHVPEEELLPGLEKQAPLRAAKVAPMQSFSLGKRRKKRDGWLMSFTWLVLFVVVGLTGAWWWQNHKAQQEEITTMADQSTAELNADKDGGQSVPLDTRAAASQDTTSVQTAPATPDDSTAAMTPQTPATTQNTVVAPSQANVDTAAASAAATETPSALPTNQAGVAAPAADPNALVMNFTADCWLEVTDATGKKLFSGMQRKDGSLNLTGQAPYKLKIGAPAAVQIQYQGKPVDLSRFIRTNQVARLTLNAESTPAQ from the coding sequence ATGAATACTGAAGCCACGCACGACCAAAATGAAGCACAAACTACCGGCGTTCGTCTGCGCAATGCCCGTGAACAACTCGGACTCAGCCAGCAGGCTGTCGCTGAGCGACTTTGTCTGAAAGTTTCTACGGTACGCGATATTGAAGAAGATAAGGCGCCGTCCGATCTTGCCTCAACCTTCCTGCGCGGATATATCCGCTCCTATGCGCGTCTGGTACATGTTCCCGAAGAGGAACTGTTGCCGGGGCTGGAAAAACAGGCTCCGCTGCGCGCCGCCAAAGTCGCTCCAATGCAGAGTTTCTCCTTAGGAAAACGTCGTAAAAAACGCGACGGCTGGTTAATGTCTTTTACCTGGCTGGTACTGTTTGTGGTCGTGGGACTAACCGGCGCCTGGTGGTGGCAGAACCATAAGGCGCAGCAGGAAGAGATCACGACGATGGCCGATCAAAGCACGGCGGAACTGAACGCAGATAAAGACGGCGGCCAAAGCGTACCGCTGGACACTCGTGCCGCGGCAAGCCAGGATACGACGTCAGTGCAAACGGCTCCTGCGACGCCGGATGATTCGACGGCGGCGATGACGCCGCAAACGCCAGCGACGACGCAAAATACCGTAGTCGCACCTTCGCAGGCGAATGTCGATACGGCTGCCGCTTCTGCCGCGGCAACGGAGACGCCATCCGCGCTGCCGACCAATCAGGCTGGCGTAGCGGCGCCTGCTGCCGATCCGAACGCGCTGGTGATGAATTTTACCGCTGACTGCTGGCTCGAAGTAACTGACGCCACGGGTAAGAAACTGTTTAGCGGTATGCAGCGTAAAGATGGCAGTTTAAACCTAACCGGACAGGCGCCTTATAAGCTTAAAATTGGTGCGCCGGCCGCGGTGCAGATCCAGTATCAAGGAAAACCTGTCGATCTGAGCCGCTTTATCAGAACTAATCAGGTTGCGCGTCTGACCCTCAATGCCGAATCAACACCGGCGCAGTAA
- the engA gene encoding GTP-binding protein EngA, which produces MVPVVALVGRPNVGKSTLFNRLTRTRDALVADFPGLTRDRKYGRAEVEGREFICIDTGGIDGTEDGVETRMAEQSLLAIEEADVVLFMVDARAGLMPADEAIAKHLRSREKPTFLVANKTDGLDPDQAVVDFYSLGLGEIYPIAASHGRGVLSLLEHVLLPWMDDVAPQEEVDEDAEYWAQFEAEQNGEEAPEDDFNPQDLPIKLAIVGRPNVGKSTLTNRILGEERVVVYDMPGTTRDSIYIPMERDEREYVLIDTAGVRKRGKITDAVEKFSVIKTLQAIEDANVVLLVIDAREGISDQDLSLLGFILNSGRSLVIVVNKWDGLSQEVKEQVKETLDFRLGFIDFARVHFISALHGSGVGNLFESVREAYDSSTRRVSTAMLTRIMTMAVEDHQPPLVRGRRVKLKYAHAGGYNPPIVVIHGNQVKDLPDSYKRYLMNYFRKSLEVMGTPIRIQFKEGENPYANKRNTLTPTQMRKRKRLIKHIKKSK; this is translated from the coding sequence ATGGTACCTGTGGTCGCGCTTGTCGGGCGCCCTAACGTCGGAAAATCCACGCTATTTAACCGTCTGACCCGCACCCGAGATGCGCTGGTTGCGGATTTCCCGGGTCTGACTCGTGACCGTAAGTACGGTCGTGCGGAGGTTGAAGGCCGCGAGTTTATCTGTATCGACACCGGCGGTATTGACGGCACCGAAGACGGCGTCGAAACGCGGATGGCGGAGCAGTCGCTGCTGGCGATTGAAGAGGCGGATGTGGTGTTATTCATGGTGGATGCGCGCGCTGGTCTGATGCCGGCGGATGAAGCGATTGCCAAACATCTGCGTTCCCGTGAAAAACCGACCTTCCTGGTGGCGAATAAAACTGATGGTCTCGATCCCGATCAGGCGGTTGTCGATTTTTACTCGCTGGGATTAGGCGAAATTTACCCTATCGCCGCATCGCATGGTCGCGGCGTATTGAGCCTGCTGGAGCATGTGCTTCTGCCGTGGATGGATGATGTCGCGCCGCAGGAAGAGGTAGATGAAGATGCGGAATACTGGGCGCAATTTGAGGCGGAACAAAATGGCGAAGAAGCGCCGGAAGATGACTTCAATCCGCAAGATCTGCCAATTAAATTAGCGATTGTCGGTCGTCCGAATGTAGGTAAGTCCACGCTCACTAACCGTATTCTCGGCGAAGAACGCGTGGTGGTATATGACATGCCGGGCACCACTCGCGACAGCATTTATATCCCGATGGAACGCGACGAACGGGAATATGTACTGATTGACACCGCGGGGGTACGTAAGCGCGGAAAAATCACCGATGCGGTAGAAAAGTTCTCGGTGATTAAAACGTTGCAGGCGATTGAAGACGCTAACGTCGTACTGTTAGTTATCGATGCGCGCGAGGGGATCTCTGACCAGGATTTGTCTCTGCTGGGCTTTATCCTCAATAGTGGGCGCTCACTTGTTATCGTGGTCAACAAATGGGATGGCCTGAGCCAGGAAGTCAAAGAGCAGGTGAAAGAGACGCTGGATTTCCGTCTGGGCTTTATTGATTTTGCCCGCGTTCATTTTATCTCTGCGCTGCACGGCAGCGGCGTCGGCAACCTGTTTGAGTCCGTACGCGAGGCTTACGACAGTTCCACTCGCCGGGTGAGCACGGCGATGCTGACCCGTATTATGACGATGGCGGTTGAAGATCATCAGCCGCCGCTGGTGCGAGGTCGCCGCGTGAAGCTGAAATATGCCCACGCTGGCGGCTATAACCCGCCGATTGTGGTTATTCACGGCAACCAGGTAAAAGATCTGCCAGACTCCTATAAGCGCTATCTGATGAACTACTTCCGCAAGTCGTTGGAAGTGATGGGAACGCCGATTCGCATTCAGTTTAAAGAAGGGGAGAACCCGTATGCGAACAAGCGTAACACACTGACGCCAACGCAAATGCGCAAACGTAAGCGTCTGATTAAGCACATCAAGAAAAGCAAATAA
- the yfgL gene encoding lipoprotein yields MQLRKLLLPGLLSVTLLSGCSLFSGEEDVVKMSPLPQVENQFTPTTAWSTSVGNGIGDFYSNLHPVMADNVVYAASRAGVVKALNADDGKEIWSVNLGEKDGWFSRSSALLSGGVTVAGGHVYIGSEKAEVYALNTSDGTTAWQTKVAGEALSRPVVSDGIVLIHTSNGQLQALNQADGAIKWTVNLDMPSLSLRGESAPATAFGAAIVGGDNGRVSAVLMQQGQMIWQQRISQATGPTEIDRLSDVDTTPVVVNGVVYALAYNGNLTALDLRSGQIMWKRELGSVNDFIVDGDRIYLVDQNDRVLALTTDGGVTLWTQSDLLHRLLTSPVLYNGDLVVGDSEGYLHWINVDDGRFVAQQKVDSSGFLTEPTVAEGKLLIQAKDGTVYAITR; encoded by the coding sequence ATGCAATTGCGTAAATTACTTCTGCCAGGGTTGCTTTCCGTTACCCTGCTCAGTGGCTGTTCACTGTTTAGCGGCGAAGAAGATGTCGTTAAGATGTCTCCGTTACCGCAAGTTGAAAACCAGTTTACCCCGACGACAGCCTGGAGCACCTCTGTCGGCAACGGAATTGGCGACTTTTATTCTAACCTTCACCCGGTAATGGCGGACAACGTGGTCTATGCCGCCTCGCGCGCGGGCGTGGTAAAAGCGCTCAATGCGGATGATGGCAAAGAGATCTGGTCTGTGAATCTGGGCGAGAAAGACGGCTGGTTCTCCCGTTCGTCCGCGCTGTTGTCCGGCGGCGTCACGGTCGCGGGCGGCCATGTCTATATCGGCAGTGAAAAGGCCGAGGTGTATGCGCTGAATACCAGCGATGGCACTACGGCATGGCAGACGAAGGTCGCAGGCGAAGCGTTGTCTCGTCCGGTTGTCAGTGATGGCATAGTCCTTATCCATACCAGCAACGGTCAGTTGCAGGCGCTAAATCAGGCGGATGGCGCAATTAAATGGACAGTGAACCTGGATATGCCTTCACTGTCGCTGCGTGGCGAATCTGCGCCGGCAACCGCCTTCGGCGCGGCTATCGTTGGTGGTGATAATGGCCGCGTCAGCGCCGTGTTGATGCAACAAGGGCAGATGATTTGGCAACAGCGTATCTCCCAGGCCACTGGCCCGACGGAAATTGACCGTCTGAGCGACGTTGATACCACGCCGGTAGTAGTGAACGGCGTCGTTTATGCGTTGGCGTATAACGGTAACTTAACGGCGCTGGATTTGCGTAGCGGTCAGATTATGTGGAAACGCGAGCTGGGTTCGGTCAATGACTTTATTGTCGACGGCGACCGTATCTACCTGGTCGATCAGAACGATCGCGTGCTGGCGTTGACTACTGACGGCGGTGTAACGCTGTGGACGCAAAGCGATCTGCTGCACCGTTTGTTGACCTCTCCGGTACTGTATAATGGTGATTTAGTTGTCGGTGATAGCGAAGGTTATCTGCACTGGATTAATGTTGATGACGGGCGTTTTGTGGCCCAACAGAAAGTAGACAGTTCCGGTTTCCTGACTGAACCGACGGTGGCGGAGGGTAAACTGCTCATCCAGGCCAAAGACGGGACGGTCTACGCGATTACGCGTTAA
- the prtS gene encoding Protease prtS precursor, producing MNTISCHPVIPPYILRRIIANGSAPQQRCARLTLTHVQTLMAHKPVKSLVPPPAHPGQLERDIYDAKQTQELPGFQVRHEGQPSNGDIAVDEAYDYLGITHDFFWKIYHRDSLDNKGLALTGTVHYGRDYQNAFWNGQQMVFGDGDGEIFNRFTIAIDVVAHELTHGVTETEAGLIYFAQAGALNESLSDVFGSLVKQFHLQQTAGQADWIIGEGLLAKGINGKGLRSMATPGSAYDDPLLGKDPQPAHMQNFIKTREDNGGVHLNSGIPNRAFYLAACQIGGYAWEKAGFAWYDTLCDRNLAQNASFADFARLTIVHGEKRSGQTTASAIEQAWKTVGVL from the coding sequence ATGAATACTATTTCTTGCCACCCTGTCATCCCACCTTATATTTTGCGCCGTATTATCGCGAACGGCTCGGCGCCCCAGCAGCGATGCGCCCGTTTGACGTTAACGCATGTGCAAACCCTGATGGCGCATAAACCTGTCAAATCGCTTGTGCCGCCCCCCGCCCATCCTGGTCAGCTTGAGCGTGATATTTACGACGCCAAACAAACGCAGGAATTACCTGGATTCCAGGTTCGCCATGAGGGACAACCGTCCAACGGCGATATCGCCGTTGACGAAGCTTATGATTATCTCGGCATCACCCATGATTTTTTCTGGAAAATCTACCATCGTGATTCGCTGGACAATAAAGGCCTGGCGCTTACCGGCACGGTACATTACGGTCGCGACTATCAGAACGCGTTCTGGAATGGGCAGCAGATGGTATTTGGCGACGGTGACGGCGAAATATTTAACCGATTTACGATTGCGATTGATGTCGTCGCGCATGAGTTGACCCACGGGGTAACAGAAACAGAAGCCGGTTTAATTTATTTTGCGCAGGCCGGCGCATTGAATGAATCGCTTTCCGACGTTTTTGGCTCACTGGTAAAACAGTTCCATCTCCAGCAAACTGCCGGGCAGGCCGACTGGATTATTGGCGAAGGGCTACTGGCTAAAGGGATTAACGGCAAAGGGTTACGCTCGATGGCCACGCCCGGCTCCGCGTATGACGATCCGCTGCTTGGAAAAGACCCCCAGCCCGCCCATATGCAGAACTTTATTAAAACTCGTGAAGACAATGGCGGCGTGCATCTTAATTCCGGCATCCCGAACCGGGCGTTTTACCTTGCCGCCTGCCAAATCGGCGGTTATGCCTGGGAAAAAGCCGGTTTTGCCTGGTATGACACACTGTGCGATCGTAATCTCGCCCAGAATGCCAGTTTTGCGGACTTTGCCAGACTCACCATCGTCCACGGAGAAAAACGTTCCGGACAAACAACGGCTTCCGCCATTGAGCAGGCATGGAAAACGGTAGGAGTACTATAA